A DNA window from Candidatus Thermokryptus mobilis contains the following coding sequences:
- a CDS encoding 2'-5' RNA ligase family protein has protein sequence MARKTHKTAVVIIPPAELWQPIQRIREKYDRQFRRWMPHITMIYPFRPIDEFEFLYKKFIEVCREVEPFYVTLSKFNYFQHRGESYTIWLEPQPVDEIVNLQERLQSVVPDCDDVRKFKGGFTPHLSVGQVRGREELKKLVVELQQMWVPLKFEVGSIFMIWRNDPPDDVFRVWRDVKFRC, from the coding sequence ATGGCGAGGAAAACACACAAAACAGCTGTTGTGATAATTCCACCTGCAGAACTGTGGCAACCGATACAGAGAATAAGAGAGAAATATGACAGACAATTCAGAAGGTGGATGCCTCATATAACGATGATTTATCCTTTTAGACCGATTGATGAGTTTGAATTTCTCTATAAAAAATTTATTGAGGTTTGCAGAGAAGTTGAGCCGTTTTATGTTACGCTTTCAAAGTTTAATTACTTTCAACATCGTGGTGAAAGTTATACAATATGGCTTGAACCTCAACCGGTAGATGAGATCGTGAATCTGCAGGAAAGATTGCAAAGCGTTGTTCCGGATTGTGATGATGTTAGAAAATTCAAGGGCGGATTTACTCCACATTTGAGCGTTGGGCAAGTCAGGGGTAGGGAAGAGCTTAAAAAGTTGGTGGTTGAATTGCAACAGATGTGGGTTCCATTGAAGTTTGAAGTTGGTTCAATTTTTATGATTTGGCGCAATGACCCGCCAGATGATGTTTTTAGAGTTTGGAGAGATGTGAAATTTAGATGTTGA
- the prmC gene encoding peptide chain release factor N(5)-glutamine methyltransferase encodes MSQTEMKTWRIIDIINWGTQYFKSKGIDEARLTIELMLCHILNCRRVDLYVDFERPLSKSEIETLKEMIKRRLKKEPLQYILGETEFMGIKFKVTPDVLIPRPETEILVEKAIETINKNFTTSEVVKVLDIGTGSGNIAISIAKFLGDKVFVTGIDLSEKAIEVARENSISNDVKNINFLIADIFDDNLFDRLGGKFNIAVSNPPYIPGDELDKLQEEVKNFEPLIALTDGNDGLKFYRRIADIGRDIIYDGGHIIVEMSYGQSEKVIDIFKSRGYEKIEIFKDYLGIERVAKIKVNLK; translated from the coding sequence ATGAGCCAAACAGAAATGAAAACATGGCGCATAATTGACATAATAAACTGGGGGACGCAGTATTTTAAATCAAAGGGGATTGACGAAGCAAGATTAACGATTGAACTTATGCTTTGCCATATCTTGAATTGCAGAAGGGTTGACCTTTATGTTGACTTTGAAAGACCACTCTCAAAAAGTGAAATTGAAACCTTAAAGGAGATGATTAAAAGAAGATTAAAAAAAGAACCACTTCAATATATACTTGGCGAAACTGAGTTCATGGGCATTAAGTTTAAAGTCACACCAGATGTTTTAATTCCAAGACCTGAAACTGAAATTCTCGTTGAGAAAGCAATTGAGACGATAAATAAAAATTTTACCACTTCCGAGGTTGTTAAGGTTCTTGACATTGGCACTGGAAGCGGGAACATAGCCATAAGCATCGCAAAATTTCTCGGGGATAAGGTTTTCGTAACAGGAATTGATTTATCCGAAAAAGCAATTGAAGTCGCCAGAGAAAATTCCATATCAAACGATGTCAAAAACATAAACTTCCTCATTGCTGATATATTTGACGATAATCTTTTTGATCGCCTTGGGGGGAAGTTCAACATCGCGGTTTCCAATCCTCCTTACATTCCCGGTGATGAACTTGATAAACTTCAGGAAGAGGTGAAAAATTTTGAGCCGTTAATAGCTCTTACAGATGGAAATGATGGTCTCAAGTTTTACAGGAGGATTGCTGACATAGGTAGAGATATAATTTACGATGGTGGACATATCATAGTTGAAATGTCCTATGGTCAATCCGAAAAAGTCATTGATATTTTTAAATCAAGAGGATATGAGAAAATAGAAATTTTCAAAGATTATCTCGGTATAGAAAGAGTTGCAAAAATAAAAGTCAATCT
- a CDS encoding TetR/AcrR family transcriptional regulator, with product MAKSKRREILKERHKQEIIEAALHLFGTKGYKDTTMEEIAEQAQFSKGAIYSYFKSKKQLFNEILTNLFDRVQSLADEAKRLRGNARDRLRFYALELIKFFLIESKFSFNVMIQAIMQMESDEKESTRNYVLQRLSHISKILTDIIKADIKSGNLKNIDPNLVIMAFNGMLRDVIYGCLIDEVSDASPERIVDSILEIIFDGISKNKKEAEK from the coding sequence TTGGCGAAATCAAAAAGAAGAGAAATCCTCAAGGAAAGGCATAAACAAGAAATAATTGAAGCTGCTCTGCATCTCTTCGGCACAAAGGGTTATAAAGACACAACAATGGAGGAAATAGCTGAACAAGCCCAGTTTAGCAAAGGGGCTATCTATTCTTACTTCAAAAGCAAAAAACAACTATTTAATGAAATCCTGACGAATCTTTTTGATAGGGTTCAATCGCTCGCTGATGAAGCGAAAAGATTAAGAGGAAATGCAAGAGATAGGTTGAGATTCTACGCCCTCGAACTCATCAAATTCTTCTTGATCGAAAGTAAATTCTCTTTTAATGTCATGATACAAGCGATTATGCAGATGGAATCGGATGAAAAAGAGTCAACAAGAAATTATGTCCTTCAGAGGTTATCACATATCTCAAAAATTTTAACGGACATAATCAAAGCCGACATAAAAAGTGGAAACCTCAAAAACATCGATCCAAACCTCGTCATCATGGCTTTTAACGGGATGTTAAGGGATGTTATATACGGTTGTTTGATTGATGAGGTCTCGGATGCTTCCCCCGAGAGAATAGTTGACTCAATTCTTGAAATCATATTTGATGGGATTTCAAAAAATAAAAAAGAAGCCGAAAAATGA
- a CDS encoding efflux RND transporter permease subunit yields the protein MSLSKLSVSRPVTTLMFYLALAVIGAFAFLRLAVDLLPKLEPPAISVVTIYPGASAEDVEQKVTKLIEEQVSTINNVSKVTSSSKDNISIITVTFNWGTDIAEATNDIRDAIDRVKRRLPDDAEEPSIFKFSTSTLPVMMIGINSSESFPGINKIIEDKIAQPLRQVPGVGAVFAIGGPQREILIKVDPKKLEAYNLTIPQIAQVLQSENLGLPAGIIKVGMKEYNVRVPGEFRSIDEIKSTVIGNFQGALVYLRDVADVVDTIKEQTIDVKINNIPGVLLFIQKQATANTIEVVDAVKKALPRIQRTLPKDVVLNIAFDSSEFIKNSIRNLSRAVIYGAVFVILIVMLFLRKIRASLIIILTIPFSLIVAFIVLYLIGGTINLISLSSLAIAVGIVVDNAIVVLENITRHIERGENPKTASVIASNEIGLAITASSFTNIAVFLPLAFLTGIAGFLFKELGYLVTVMVLTSLIASLTLTPMLASRWLKPQERIRNRFLANLFERSEKLFKTIENFYGGLISWALKHRRIIILTAILLFVLSFVGFRFVGFEFFPASDTGQIQVVAQLPVGTRIEETIKVGEEIQRIVLEEIPAKWRKYVFMRAGTTEQGFATITGQVEGNNVVTVGARLVPFKERGVSAQELGARIRERVKFIPGIEKFEISRGSDFQALLFGGGKPLTVEVVGYDLNLTSKVAEQIKFELEKIPGAKDVQIGRSGLAPEIRIEVDKQKSAALGLNTAIIASTIRANIYGLKATSYKELGDEYDITIQPGSDIRNSISYLSNIPIKTFSGNIVKVKDVARIYDTFSPIEIQRRDRQRIIPVGANVEGRALGDVVNDLQKRIQKMDIPPGVEIRFAGQVEEQAKAFSDLFQVLILGVILTYMIMASQFESLLHPFVIMFSVPFAFTGVVLGLLIFGVPFGLTAFMGLIMLVGIVVNNAIVLVDYTNLLRARGYGLFDAIVNAGRARLRPVLMTTFTTILGTLPLALFRGEGSELWRPLGIVMLGGLTVSTLITLVLVPTIYSIFERKSLEVK from the coding sequence ATGAGTTTATCAAAACTTTCCGTAAGCAGACCTGTGACAACTTTAATGTTTTATCTTGCCTTGGCTGTCATTGGGGCATTTGCATTTTTGCGCCTTGCGGTTGATTTGCTCCCAAAACTTGAGCCACCAGCTATAAGCGTTGTGACAATCTATCCTGGAGCCTCAGCAGAAGATGTTGAGCAAAAAGTCACAAAATTAATTGAGGAACAAGTAAGCACTATAAACAATGTCTCAAAGGTAACATCAAGCTCAAAGGATAACATCTCAATCATAACAGTTACATTTAATTGGGGAACAGATATAGCAGAGGCGACAAATGACATTCGCGATGCAATTGACAGAGTTAAACGAAGATTACCAGATGACGCTGAAGAACCATCAATTTTTAAGTTTAGCACATCAACTTTACCTGTTATGATGATAGGTATCAATTCGTCTGAAAGTTTTCCAGGAATAAATAAAATTATTGAGGATAAAATTGCTCAACCGTTAAGACAAGTACCGGGAGTGGGTGCTGTTTTTGCCATAGGAGGTCCTCAAAGGGAAATCTTGATAAAAGTTGACCCCAAAAAGCTTGAGGCATACAATTTAACAATCCCTCAAATAGCACAAGTTCTTCAAAGTGAAAATCTTGGGCTACCTGCCGGGATTATAAAAGTTGGGATGAAAGAATATAATGTTCGTGTGCCGGGTGAATTCAGGTCAATTGATGAAATCAAATCAACTGTGATCGGGAATTTTCAAGGGGCTCTTGTTTATTTGAGAGATGTTGCAGATGTGGTTGACACCATTAAGGAACAAACAATAGATGTAAAAATTAATAATATCCCAGGAGTTTTACTTTTCATTCAGAAACAGGCAACGGCAAACACCATTGAAGTTGTTGATGCCGTTAAAAAAGCACTGCCACGAATTCAACGCACCCTTCCGAAAGATGTGGTTTTGAACATAGCATTTGATTCATCAGAATTTATCAAAAACTCAATCAGAAATCTAAGTCGGGCAGTCATATATGGTGCCGTGTTTGTAATTCTTATAGTTATGCTGTTTTTAAGGAAAATTAGAGCAAGTTTGATAATAATCCTCACAATTCCATTTTCTTTGATAGTCGCTTTCATAGTTTTGTATTTGATCGGCGGTACAATTAACCTTATCTCACTTTCTTCCCTTGCTATTGCCGTCGGAATAGTTGTTGATAACGCAATTGTTGTCCTTGAAAACATAACAAGACATATTGAAAGAGGAGAAAATCCAAAAACCGCCTCTGTGATCGCATCAAATGAAATTGGTCTTGCGATTACAGCATCATCGTTTACGAATATAGCGGTATTTTTACCGCTTGCGTTTCTCACTGGTATTGCTGGTTTTCTTTTCAAAGAACTTGGCTACCTTGTCACAGTTATGGTTCTAACCTCACTTATCGCCTCCCTTACATTAACTCCTATGCTTGCTTCAAGATGGCTGAAACCTCAAGAGAGAATAAGAAACCGATTTTTGGCAAACCTTTTTGAGAGGAGCGAGAAATTATTTAAAACGATTGAAAACTTCTATGGGGGGCTAATATCTTGGGCATTAAAACATAGAAGAATTATAATTTTAACTGCAATTTTGCTTTTTGTCCTTTCCTTCGTTGGCTTTAGATTTGTTGGTTTTGAATTCTTTCCCGCAAGTGATACAGGACAGATTCAGGTTGTAGCTCAACTACCAGTTGGAACAAGAATTGAAGAAACGATAAAAGTTGGAGAAGAAATTCAGAGGATAGTTCTTGAGGAAATTCCAGCGAAATGGCGTAAATATGTTTTTATGCGTGCTGGCACGACCGAACAAGGATTCGCAACTATTACGGGACAAGTTGAGGGAAACAATGTTGTAACGGTTGGAGCTCGGCTTGTTCCGTTCAAAGAGAGAGGTGTTTCAGCTCAAGAACTTGGAGCGAGGATAAGAGAAAGAGTGAAGTTCATTCCAGGGATTGAAAAGTTTGAAATTTCGCGTGGCTCGGACTTTCAGGCGCTTTTGTTTGGCGGTGGCAAACCACTCACAGTTGAAGTCGTCGGATACGACTTGAATTTAACTTCAAAAGTCGCCGAACAAATAAAGTTTGAACTTGAAAAAATCCCGGGGGCAAAAGATGTTCAAATAGGAAGAAGTGGACTTGCACCAGAAATTAGAATTGAAGTTGATAAACAAAAAAGCGCAGCTCTTGGACTTAACACCGCTATCATAGCTTCAACGATAAGAGCAAACATCTACGGACTTAAAGCAACATCATATAAAGAGCTTGGGGATGAATACGACATCACAATTCAACCCGGCTCAGACATAAGAAACAGCATCTCATACCTAAGCAACATACCCATAAAAACTTTCTCTGGGAACATTGTTAAGGTTAAAGATGTCGCAAGAATTTACGATACATTTTCACCGATTGAAATTCAAAGACGCGATAGACAAAGAATTATCCCTGTTGGGGCAAATGTTGAGGGTCGCGCCCTTGGCGATGTCGTAAATGACCTACAAAAAAGAATTCAAAAAATGGATATACCTCCTGGTGTTGAAATAAGATTTGCAGGTCAAGTAGAAGAACAAGCAAAAGCTTTCTCAGACCTTTTCCAAGTTTTAATACTTGGAGTTATTCTGACTTATATGATAATGGCATCTCAATTTGAATCGCTACTTCATCCATTTGTCATAATGTTTTCCGTTCCATTTGCTTTCACTGGAGTTGTACTCGGACTTTTGATTTTCGGCGTTCCATTTGGATTGACAGCATTTATGGGTCTTATAATGCTCGTTGGTATAGTCGTTAACAATGCAATAGTATTAGTTGATTACACAAATCTTTTGAGAGCTCGCGGATACGGTTTATTTGATGCTATCGTCAATGCAGGTAGAGCTCGTTTGCGTCCGGTTTTGATGACAACTTTCACAACGATACTTGGAACACTTCCACTTGCGCTTTTCAGAGGCGAGGGCTCGGAACTCTGGCGCCCACTCGGGATAGTTATGCTTGGCGGTTTAACCGTCTCAACTCTTATAACTCTAGTCCTCGTCCCAACGATTTACTCAATTTTTGAAAGAAAAAGCTTGGAGGTTAAATGA
- a CDS encoding PG0541 family transporter-associated protein, producing MKLILLVLNQALEDEVLKIFEDSDIRGYTKITDVYGQGSNKGEPHLGTHVWPEINTLIFTVVPDEKVEMLIEAIEVLNSRFEEEGLHAFVLNVEKMI from the coding sequence ATGAAGTTAATTTTGCTCGTTCTAAATCAAGCCCTTGAAGACGAAGTTTTGAAAATTTTTGAAGATTCAGATATTCGCGGTTACACCAAGATCACTGATGTCTATGGTCAGGGCTCAAATAAAGGAGAACCACATCTTGGAACTCATGTATGGCCAGAAATTAACACTTTAATCTTTACTGTTGTTCCAGATGAAAAAGTAGAAATGCTCATTGAAGCGATTGAGGTTCTCAATTCAAGGTTTGAAGAGGAAGGATTACACGCATTCGTTTTAAATGTAGAAAAGATGATTTAA
- a CDS encoding efflux RND transporter periplasmic adaptor subunit — translation MKKLILPIILIAGLIFTFGCASKNENLNNTIDDEVVPVKIAKAQKKTYDIILEYAGTVEPYQKARIGAQMSGTIEKIYVNEGDFVKQGQILVQMNTQQLTQAKIQFELAQSDYNRMRSLFEIGSIPEQQLERAKANYESAKASYELMLSNTQIRAPFDGIVTEKLMNEGEVFTLMPGAGGGPGIVTLMRIDIVKIKLSIAEKDFPLIKLNQPAEVQVDAYPDKVFLGKVVQKNPALSSITRTFTAEVEVPNPGFLLRPGMFARVKIKVGQGQGVIIPESAVVPLPGSNVNYVFVLKSDTARRRNITIGRKFDGEIEVLSGVNEDDIVVITGQTKLADGMKVKIIE, via the coding sequence ATGAAAAAGTTAATTTTACCTATAATTTTAATTGCTGGCTTAATTTTTACTTTCGGATGCGCATCAAAGAATGAAAATTTAAACAATACAATTGATGATGAAGTCGTACCTGTTAAGATTGCAAAAGCTCAGAAAAAAACCTACGATATCATCCTTGAATATGCTGGAACGGTTGAGCCATACCAGAAAGCCAGAATAGGAGCTCAGATGTCCGGGACGATTGAGAAAATTTATGTCAATGAGGGTGATTTTGTGAAACAGGGTCAAATTCTCGTTCAAATGAACACACAACAATTGACACAGGCAAAAATTCAATTTGAACTTGCACAATCTGATTATAATCGCATGAGATCGCTTTTTGAAATCGGCTCAATCCCTGAGCAACAACTTGAAAGAGCAAAAGCAAATTATGAAAGCGCAAAAGCGTCTTATGAATTGATGCTTTCAAACACACAGATTCGCGCACCTTTTGACGGTATAGTTACGGAAAAGCTTATGAACGAAGGAGAGGTTTTCACCCTTATGCCTGGGGCAGGCGGTGGACCTGGGATAGTTACTTTAATGAGAATTGACATTGTCAAAATAAAATTAAGCATCGCTGAAAAGGACTTCCCACTGATAAAGTTAAACCAGCCAGCTGAGGTACAAGTTGATGCTTATCCAGATAAGGTCTTTCTCGGTAAAGTCGTTCAGAAAAATCCTGCACTTAGTTCAATCACCAGAACATTTACCGCCGAGGTTGAAGTCCCAAACCCAGGATTTTTGTTAAGACCGGGGATGTTCGCCAGAGTTAAAATAAAAGTTGGTCAAGGTCAGGGGGTGATAATACCAGAGTCCGCTGTTGTTCCATTGCCAGGGTCAAATGTGAATTATGTTTTTGTTTTAAAAAGCGATACGGCAAGGAGAAGAAATATAACGATTGGGCGAAAGTTTGACGGTGAGATTGAAGTTTTAAGCGGTGTAAATGAAGATGATATTGTCGTCATAACTGGTCAGACAAAGTTAGCCGATGGAATGAAAGTAAAAATTATTGAATAA
- a CDS encoding Mut7-C RNAse domain-containing protein: MKNKVTVSMKFVADIMLGKLARWLRLLGYDTIYDPKLPLKELVKIAKTEDRIFLTRSKRIIEENDIKNFYIVKSEKFKEQLNEIIKNLNLDTQTNLFSRCSICNTEIVEVDKSSVIDLIPEETAKSFDEFYKCPNCGKIYWSGSHTARILKILSDLKK, from the coding sequence TTGAAAAATAAAGTCACCGTCAGCATGAAATTCGTCGCCGATATCATGCTCGGCAAACTCGCACGATGGCTACGACTCCTCGGCTATGATACGATTTACGATCCTAAATTACCTTTGAAAGAGCTCGTCAAAATCGCAAAGACAGAAGATAGAATCTTTCTCACGAGAAGCAAAAGAATAATTGAGGAAAATGATATCAAAAATTTTTACATCGTCAAGTCAGAAAAATTTAAAGAACAATTGAACGAGATCATAAAAAATTTAAACCTTGACACACAGACAAATTTATTCTCAAGATGTTCAATTTGCAACACAGAGATAGTTGAAGTTGATAAGTCAAGCGTCATTGATTTGATCCCAGAGGAGACCGCTAAATCCTTTGATGAGTTTTACAAATGCCCGAACTGTGGGAAAATTTACTGGAGCGGTTCACATACAGCAAGAATTTTAAAAATTTTAAGTGACCTGAAAAAATGA
- a CDS encoding TolC family protein: protein MRKLILLIFLPLSLLAQRTVLTLEDAIKIALENSNQVKLAQLEILKSDEKLVEARSGLIPRINASGSYSRYLKKPVLFLPPDSPFGRMTGGVIEIGFDNSYLGAISLQMPVFSWNIYAGIRSAAKAKSIAEQSYKAITLKTVSDVKKAFYGALLARENYKITKMRVDLAEDNLKNVEKMYRQGIASEYDYINAQVQYQNLQPLLIQAENNLELAKNALKLVLGIDVKEEIEIEGEMKVDSLIAIDYESSLKELYENNPDLKQAELSVELSREIVSLEVSGHLPALFLTGNFQYQAQANDFNFNQYRWIRTTFIGLQIQIPIFNGFGTQARVDQARASLQQAIERLNFTKQALENELKSTIYKIEQSRRRIESQRKAVELAELGYKIARKRFESGVGTQLEVSNAEVNLAQARLNYLQAIYDYLIAISDFEKLIGKTNH, encoded by the coding sequence ATGAGAAAACTAATTTTGTTAATTTTTTTACCACTTTCTTTGTTAGCCCAAAGAACGGTTCTCACGCTTGAAGACGCCATTAAAATCGCACTTGAGAACAGCAATCAGGTTAAATTAGCACAGCTTGAAATTTTAAAGTCGGACGAAAAACTCGTTGAAGCAAGGTCTGGGTTGATTCCAAGGATAAACGCCTCTGGAAGTTATTCAAGGTATTTGAAAAAGCCAGTGCTTTTTCTTCCACCCGATTCACCTTTTGGAAGGATGACAGGTGGCGTCATTGAGATCGGATTTGATAATTCATATCTCGGTGCAATTTCTTTGCAAATGCCTGTCTTTTCCTGGAATATCTATGCTGGGATAAGGTCTGCTGCCAAAGCTAAATCCATAGCCGAACAATCATATAAAGCTATCACTTTGAAGACAGTTTCAGATGTTAAAAAAGCGTTCTACGGAGCTCTCCTCGCAAGAGAAAACTACAAGATAACAAAGATGAGGGTTGACCTTGCTGAAGATAATTTAAAGAATGTTGAGAAGATGTATCGTCAAGGGATAGCATCTGAATATGACTACATCAACGCACAAGTTCAGTATCAAAACCTTCAACCCTTACTAATTCAAGCTGAAAATAACCTTGAACTTGCGAAAAACGCTTTGAAACTTGTGCTTGGGATTGATGTCAAAGAAGAAATTGAAATTGAGGGTGAGATGAAAGTTGACAGTTTAATCGCCATTGATTATGAGAGCTCCTTAAAAGAGCTTTATGAGAACAACCCAGATTTAAAGCAAGCCGAGTTATCAGTTGAGCTCTCACGTGAAATTGTTTCACTTGAGGTTTCTGGTCATCTCCCAGCGCTATTTTTGACAGGAAATTTTCAATATCAAGCTCAAGCAAATGATTTCAACTTCAATCAATATCGTTGGATAAGAACAACATTTATCGGTTTACAAATTCAGATACCGATCTTCAATGGTTTCGGGACGCAAGCAAGAGTTGATCAGGCAAGGGCATCACTTCAACAGGCGATTGAGAGGTTAAACTTCACAAAGCAGGCACTTGAAAACGAGCTTAAAAGCACCATCTACAAAATTGAACAATCTAGGCGCAGAATTGAATCACAAAGAAAAGCTGTTGAACTTGCTGAACTTGGGTATAAAATCGCAAGAAAAAGATTTGAAAGCGGTGTCGGAACACAACTTGAAGTAAGCAACGCCGAGGTCAATCTCGCACAAGCACGTTTGAACTACCTGCAAGCAATTTATGACTATTTGATCGCAATAAGTGATTTTGAAAAATTAATCGGTAAAACAAACCATTAA
- a CDS encoding enoyl-ACP reductase FabI: MKLAQDIKKWALILGSSSGFGAATAIELSRNGYNIFGVHLDRAATMPNVERVIEQIKSNGVEVEFFNVNAADHEKRKEVLDVIERKFQNEPSMIKVVLHSLAFGTLRPYIAENPDDQVTPKQMEMTLDVMAHSLVYWVQDLFHRKLIGKGTRIFAMTSEGSTRVWAYYGPVSAAKAALESHIRQLAFELAKYGITVNGIRAGVTDTPALRKIPGNEQMIEYSLKRNPSGRLTTPEDVAKAIVHLSHDDMQWVTGNIIGVDGGEFIAG; this comes from the coding sequence ATAAAATTGGCTCAAGATATCAAGAAATGGGCTTTAATTCTCGGTTCATCAAGCGGATTTGGTGCAGCTACAGCGATTGAGCTGTCAAGAAATGGTTATAATATCTTTGGTGTTCATCTTGACAGAGCAGCTACTATGCCAAATGTTGAGAGAGTTATTGAACAAATTAAATCAAATGGTGTTGAAGTTGAATTTTTCAATGTCAATGCAGCTGATCACGAGAAAAGGAAAGAGGTTCTTGATGTGATTGAGAGAAAATTTCAGAATGAGCCATCAATGATAAAAGTTGTTCTTCATTCACTTGCTTTTGGGACTTTAAGACCTTATATCGCTGAAAATCCCGATGATCAGGTAACGCCTAAGCAAATGGAGATGACGCTTGATGTTATGGCGCATAGTTTGGTCTATTGGGTTCAAGATTTATTTCATAGGAAATTGATAGGGAAGGGGACGAGAATTTTTGCAATGACAAGCGAGGGTTCAACAAGGGTTTGGGCTTATTATGGACCGGTTTCAGCAGCAAAAGCTGCTCTTGAATCACATATAAGACAGCTTGCGTTTGAGCTTGCAAAGTATGGAATAACCGTAAATGGCATAAGGGCTGGCGTCACAGATACTCCAGCTTTGAGGAAAATTCCAGGAAATGAGCAGATGATTGAGTATTCCTTGAAGAGGAATCCCTCTGGGAGATTAACCACACCTGAGGATGTTGCGAAGGCAATAGTTCATTTGAGCCATGATGATATGCAATGGGTGACAGGGAACATAATCGGTGTTGATGGTGGGGAGTTCATAGCGGGTTAA
- the eno gene encoding phosphopyruvate hydratase: protein METTIVEIKAREILDSRGNPTIEVDVYLESGAIGRAAVPSGASTGENEALELRDNDEKRYFGKGVLKAVENVNNIIADELEGWDALDQVGIDRFLIQLDGTANKSRLGANAILGVSLAVAKAAANHLGLPLYRYIGGVNAKVLPVPLMNILNGGKHADNNVDIQEFMIVPVNAPSFSEALRMGVEVFHSLKSVLKSKGYNTAVGDEGGFAPNLKSNVEAIEVILEAIEKSGYKSGVDIFLALDCAASEFYKNGKYIFFKSDKSEKTSEQMVKFYEELVRQYPIVSIEDGMSEHDWEGWKMLTESLGEKIQLVGDDIFVTNIEIFSKGIEKGIANSILIKLNQIGTLTETLDCIELAKRNGYTAVISHRSGETEDTTIADLVVGTNAGQIKTGSASRTDRIAKYNQLLRIEEELGEDAVFAGVAVFKNRLRV, encoded by the coding sequence ATGGAAACGACAATAGTTGAGATTAAAGCACGTGAAATTCTTGATTCAAGAGGAAATCCAACGATTGAGGTTGATGTTTACCTGGAATCCGGAGCTATTGGCAGGGCAGCTGTTCCAAGCGGTGCATCAACTGGGGAAAACGAGGCGCTTGAGCTCAGAGATAATGACGAGAAGAGATATTTTGGAAAAGGGGTTTTAAAGGCGGTTGAAAATGTCAATAACATAATTGCAGATGAATTAGAGGGATGGGATGCACTTGATCAAGTTGGGATTGATAGGTTTTTAATTCAACTTGATGGGACGGCGAATAAATCACGACTTGGAGCAAATGCCATTCTTGGCGTGTCGCTTGCTGTTGCAAAAGCTGCAGCAAATCATCTCGGCTTACCACTTTACAGATATATAGGTGGGGTAAATGCAAAGGTTTTGCCAGTTCCTTTGATGAACATATTGAATGGTGGAAAGCACGCAGATAACAATGTTGATATACAGGAGTTCATGATAGTTCCTGTAAATGCGCCGTCCTTTTCTGAGGCTTTGAGAATGGGAGTTGAGGTTTTTCATTCACTTAAATCTGTATTGAAATCAAAGGGATATAACACTGCTGTTGGAGACGAAGGCGGTTTCGCACCAAATTTGAAATCAAATGTTGAAGCGATTGAGGTTATACTTGAAGCGATTGAGAAATCGGGATATAAATCGGGAGTAGATATTTTTCTTGCGCTTGACTGTGCAGCGAGCGAATTTTATAAAAACGGGAAATATATTTTCTTTAAGTCGGACAAAAGCGAGAAAACTTCTGAGCAAATGGTAAAGTTTTATGAGGAACTTGTGAGACAATATCCAATTGTATCAATTGAAGATGGTATGTCTGAACACGATTGGGAGGGATGGAAAATGTTAACCGAATCCCTTGGTGAAAAGATTCAACTTGTTGGTGATGATATCTTTGTCACGAACATTGAGATATTTTCAAAAGGAATTGAAAAGGGGATCGCTAATTCAATATTGATAAAGTTGAACCAAATTGGAACTTTAACTGAGACGCTTGACTGTATTGAACTTGCAAAGCGAAATGGTTACACTGCAGTGATAAGTCATAGGTCTGGAGAAACAGAAGATACGACAATAGCTGATCTCGTCGTTGGAACGAATGCTGGTCAAATAAAAACTGGATCAGCTTCAAGGACAGATAGAATTGCTAAGTACAATCAACTGCTTCGCATTGAGGAAGAACTTGGTGAGGATGCTGTTTTTGCTGGAGTGGCTGTTTTTAAAAATAGGTTAAGAGTTTGA